AATGGAAACGTGATTGGAAAATCCGGATCATTGAGGAGATGAACCCGGAATGGCACGACTTGCACGAAAAGATCGATCCCATCGGCACACTTGTTGCGCTCAAAGCTGGGCCCCTGCCTTCGCAGGGGGTGACGGTTCTTGGGGAAAGTTAGGTGATCACAAACACCGCACCAGATCAGCCCAGAGATCTTCGCCATCCTCAATGCCAACCGACAGCCGAAACACGCCATCGCCTGCCAGCGCGCGGTAACGCGCCGCCGCCTCCGGGCCATGCCGGAAGGTTGATTTCTCGATGTCATCCGTGCCGATCCAACAGATCAGGCTGCGGTGATGACCGAGCGAGACGGCATAGTGCGTGATCTCCAGCGTATCAATCATACGCTGCGCGATGGCAGGGCCCGCTTCATGCGTCTGGAACGTCATCATGCCGGAAAAATTCTTCATCTGTCGCTTGGCCAGGTCGTGTTGTGGATGCGATGGCAGACCCGGATACAGTACATTCTTCACCGCCGGATGCGCTTCCAGTTTTTGCGCCAAAAAGAGCGCAGCCTTCTCATGCGCCGCCATGCGCAAGGGCAGCGTGGCCGCACCGCGCAAAATCAGCCAGGCATTGAACGGCGACATGATGCCGCCGAAATGCACCATGGCTTCGAGATTGAGCGCCGCCATGTCAGCCTTGCGGCCGATCACGCAGCCACCCATCGCATCGCCATGCCCGCCGATATATTTGGTCAGCGAATGCATCACGAAATCCGCGCCGAGTTCCAAAGGCCGCGTGGCCAGCGGCGTGCAATAGGTCGAATCCACCACCACATCGCGCACGCCCTTGGCACGAGCCAGCGCCGACAGTGCCGCAATGTCACTGAGCATCATCGATGGATTGGAGGGTGACTCGATCCACAGCATCCGCGTATTGGGCCGGATCGCAGCGGTCACGGCTTCCACATCGGAAGTATCAACGTAAGAGGCTTCAATGCCAAAGCGCGGCAGCGTATCGCGCGCCAATTCGGCAATGCCCACATAATTGCTTTCCGGCATCAACAGATGATCGCCCGCCGAAAGCCGCCCGCAAATCAGCGCAT
This Aestuariivirga litoralis DNA region includes the following protein-coding sequences:
- a CDS encoding trans-sulfuration enzyme family protein — its product is MTKKNTLGPLSFATTAVHAGEFVDPVTRASSPNLVMSATFAPEKLTGFSARDQDESTEGFVYARVGSPTVRQLEEKVAALEGGETALCFASGVGAGHALICGRLSAGDHLLMPESNYVGIAELARDTLPRFGIEASYVDTSDVEAVTAAIRPNTRMLWIESPSNPSMMLSDIAALSALARAKGVRDVVVDSTYCTPLATRPLELGADFVMHSLTKYIGGHGDAMGGCVIGRKADMAALNLEAMVHFGGIMSPFNAWLILRGAATLPLRMAAHEKAALFLAQKLEAHPAVKNVLYPGLPSHPQHDLAKRQMKNFSGMMTFQTHEAGPAIAQRMIDTLEITHYAVSLGHHRSLICWIGTDDIEKSTFRHGPEAAARYRALAGDGVFRLSVGIEDGEDLWADLVRCL